From the Anabaena sphaerica FACHB-251 genome, one window contains:
- a CDS encoding DUF3859 domain-containing protein, translating to MNQRLTQEQLNQIIAEVQGLQLRQEAEFDQQQIQQILQELNLPPELLDEALIQLRRRQALEVQKRRNRLIAFGVGGVIIIAITATIFFNQKQSSLLANVSAQQDKITLADNRNLQNISRQSNAEVFYRVTLKDAPIGKKLSLSCNWIDPSGQVVKQNKYETREVKTAVWDTYCRYTINSAAPVGNWKVEMLLEGRKISEESFVVK from the coding sequence ATGAACCAACGATTAACTCAGGAACAATTAAATCAGATTATTGCAGAAGTTCAAGGATTACAATTACGTCAAGAAGCAGAATTTGATCAACAGCAGATTCAACAAATATTACAAGAGTTGAATCTACCTCCTGAGTTGTTAGATGAAGCGTTGATTCAATTACGCCGTCGTCAAGCTCTGGAAGTACAAAAACGTCGAAATAGATTGATTGCTTTTGGTGTGGGTGGGGTTATTATTATAGCTATTACTGCGACTATATTTTTTAATCAAAAACAAAGTTCTTTACTGGCTAATGTTTCTGCACAACAAGATAAAATTACTTTAGCTGATAATCGAAATTTACAAAATATTTCTCGTCAATCTAATGCTGAAGTTTTTTATCGAGTGACTTTGAAGGATGCACCGATAGGTAAAAAGTTATCTCTGAGTTGTAATTGGATTGATCCTAGTGGTCAAGTTGTTAAACAAAATAAGTATGAAACCCGTGAAGTGAAAACTGCTGTTTGGGATACTTATTGTCGTTATACGATTAATTCTGCTGCACCTGTGGGTAATTGGAAGGTGGAAATGTTGCTGGAAGGGAGAAAAATTAGTGAGGAAAGTTTTGTTGTTAAATAA
- a CDS encoding phycobilisome rod-core linker polypeptide: MAIPLLEYKPSSQNQRVSGYEVPNEDSPRIYRIEDYAFSGEVEELIWAAYRQLFSEHVILKFYRQGNLESQVKNKAITVRDFIRGLAKSEAFQSLVIKTNSNYRLVELGLKRLLGRAPYNKDEEIAWSIKIATNGWDGFVDALVDSEEYQSSFGENIVPYQRRRYKDRPFNLVTPRYANYWRDKLEDARYKPGSISDFMKMAASVSIRTVTYTPVNTANIKIPDTTRETVPAGIPVSISPSASFPVR, encoded by the coding sequence ATGGCAATACCTTTACTAGAGTACAAACCCAGTTCTCAAAACCAACGGGTTTCTGGTTATGAAGTACCGAACGAAGACAGCCCCAGAATTTACCGCATTGAAGACTATGCTTTTAGCGGTGAAGTTGAAGAATTAATTTGGGCTGCTTATCGGCAACTTTTCAGCGAACACGTGATCTTGAAATTCTACCGCCAAGGTAATTTGGAATCTCAAGTGAAGAACAAAGCCATTACTGTGCGCGACTTCATCCGGGGTTTAGCTAAGTCTGAGGCTTTCCAAAGTTTGGTTATTAAAACCAACTCCAACTATCGCTTGGTAGAACTGGGACTGAAGCGGTTGTTAGGTCGTGCGCCTTACAACAAAGATGAAGAAATCGCTTGGTCAATCAAAATTGCTACCAACGGTTGGGATGGTTTTGTGGATGCTTTGGTAGATTCTGAAGAATATCAAAGCAGCTTTGGTGAAAATATAGTTCCCTACCAGCGCCGACGCTATAAAGATAGACCCTTTAATTTGGTAACACCCCGCTATGCTAACTACTGGCGCGATAAGTTAGAAGATGCACGCTATAAACCCGGCAGTATCAGTGACTTCATGAAAATGGCTGCTTCTGTGAGCATCAGGACTGTTACTTACACACCAGTTAACACAGCTAACATTAAAATTCCTGATACTACTAGGGAAACCGTACCCGCAGGTATTCCTGTTTCTATCAGTCCTAGTGCTAGTTTCCCTGTACGCTAA
- a CDS encoding phycobilisome rod-core linker polypeptide encodes MALPLLQYKPTTQNHRVSTFGVADQNEDTPYIYRTEDVSSYTDIQGIIWASYRQVFSEHEILKFNRQGTLESQLKNGSLSVKDFIRGLAKSEAFYRLVVSVNNNYRLVDITLKRLLGRSAYNKQEEIAWSIVIGTKGFSGFVDALLDSEEYSQNFGDNTVPYQRNRLEGRPYNLVTPRYGADFQETAGTVRTDWRFTLENFYTAKAKQKRLAEGDPGKYADMAASVSGKGNYAQKISAFDIDYLNAVPYRGRR; translated from the coding sequence ATGGCACTGCCATTACTTCAATACAAACCAACCACTCAAAATCATCGTGTTAGCACCTTCGGCGTTGCTGACCAAAATGAAGATACTCCATATATCTACCGTACAGAAGATGTTAGTTCTTACACTGATATTCAAGGTATCATTTGGGCATCTTATCGCCAAGTTTTCAGCGAACATGAAATTCTCAAGTTCAACCGTCAAGGTACTTTAGAATCTCAACTGAAAAATGGTTCTTTGTCTGTTAAGGACTTCATCCGTGGTTTAGCTAAGTCTGAGGCTTTCTATCGTTTAGTTGTTTCTGTTAACAACAACTACCGTTTGGTAGATATCACCCTCAAGCGCCTTTTGGGTCGTTCGGCTTACAACAAACAAGAAGAAATTGCTTGGTCTATTGTTATTGGTACTAAGGGTTTTAGCGGCTTTGTTGATGCTTTATTAGACAGCGAAGAATACAGCCAAAACTTTGGTGACAATACTGTACCCTACCAACGCAACCGTTTAGAAGGTCGTCCTTACAACTTGGTGACACCTCGCTACGGCGCAGACTTCCAAGAAACAGCAGGTACAGTCAGAACCGACTGGCGCTTTACCTTGGAGAACTTCTACACCGCTAAGGCTAAACAAAAGCGTTTGGCAGAAGGTGATCCTGGTAAATATGCGGATATGGCTGCATCAGTCTCTGGCAAGGGTAACTACGCTCAAAAAATCTCTGCATTTGATATTGATTACTTGAATGCAGTTCCTTATCGTGGTAGACGCTAA